Proteins encoded in a region of the Neodiprion virginianus isolate iyNeoVirg1 chromosome 2, iyNeoVirg1.1, whole genome shotgun sequence genome:
- the LOC124297732 gene encoding uncharacterized protein LOC124297732, protein MCRTISFRLSLLTLMVFVGPTAVRVAGSPAGDKTGGFETVHTSNAALLNRLGLSPLRIPQGHHKKRLAGPEPPPKTGPQSPHHSSYGRRHGGHGDSHIYVVKLPPSLPYYAITKPHKSIGSNVEANFGGVGKNYNPVGFHSNGKPGSIYHWNLPMMKKIAEKKRIVEERVQLQQQQLKKKNESQVDRPKISVSKDEEKVNSTDMKMKRVRNNDKRLNYNADHRLRDKNYRLDDSILYKIRPEDKDKDQINRLVWNTLVNDQVQNSMYTSGNFLQRQKKHRKKSATSYYAPFTTKSGSTSIQKNFSGNGKPKAFYVIEKSRKPVYYHHLLP, encoded by the coding sequence TTTCAGGCTCTCTCTGCTGACGTTGATGGTTTTCGTGGGCCCGACCGCTGTGCGGGTCGCGGGTTCTCCGGCGGGCGATAAAACCGGGGGATTCGAAACGGTCCACACGAGCAACGCGGCCCTTCTCAACAGACTGGGCCTTTCGCCGCTCCGGATACCGCAAGGGCATCACAAGAAGCGTTTGGCGGGCCCCGAACCCCCGCCAAAAACTGGGCCCCAGAGTCCCCACCACTCGAGCTACGGACGTAGGCACGGAGGGCACGGGGACAGCCACATATACGTTGTGAAGTTGCCCCCGAGTCTGCCCTACTACGCGATAACGAAACCTCACAAGTCGATCGGGTCCAACGTCGAGGCGAATTTCGGTGgggtgggaaaaaattacaaccCCGTGGGTTTTCACAGCAACGGTAAGCCCGGAAGTATTTATCACTGGAATTTACCGATGATGAAGAAGATCGCGGAGAAAAAACGTATCGTAGAAGAACGCGTTCAGCTACAGCAACAGCAgctgaagaagaagaacgaaTCGCAGGTGGATCGGCCGAAAATTTCAGTTTCCAAAGATGAAGAAAAGGTAAATTCCACGGATATGAAGATGAAGCGGGTCAGGAATAACGACAAACGTTTAAACTATAACGCGGATCATCGTTTGAGGGACAAAAATTATCGTCTGGACGATTCGATCCTTTACAAAATAAGACCGGAAGATAAAGACAAGGATCAGATTAATCGGCTCGTTTGGAACACCCTCGTGAATGATCAAGTACAAAATTCTATGTACACTTCCGGCAATTTCTTGCAGAGACAGAAAAAACACCGGAAAAAATCCGCCACGTCTTATTACGCACCGTTCACAACGAAATCTGGCTCAACcagtatacaaaaaaatttctctggCAACGGGAAACCCAAGGCTTTTTacgttattgaaaaaagtcgcAAGCCCGTTTACTACCATCATCTTCTTCCCTAA